A genomic window from Silene latifolia isolate original U9 population chromosome Y, ASM4854445v1, whole genome shotgun sequence includes:
- the LOC141630954 gene encoding uncharacterized protein LOC141630954, translated as MVWNVQGTESKNKISAIKEVVKTNKPTVLTLVETHMGGEHAIKLGNILGYDGHARVNTVGFSRGIWVYWRNDLVSVTPITEHAQYLTFEVARNGELPWIFSAVYASPDPSNRRELWTELENFARVNNQPWLIAGDFNETRSLSERHGGDQNMARRCERFNSWIEDCELIELAFTGPNHTWARGNSMETRQSARLDRALCNSDWGIQFEEAMVRHLPAISSDHCPLFISPNGFVPLSAVNRPFRFQGCWLTHEDFKIFIDTNWPSEGIFPTRLDELSHKLQTWNEEVFGNIFRKKRELMARIEGCQRELSKTRVSHLIKLEVRLRKELEEVFAREELLWYQKSRVDFIKDGDRNTSFFSSEYLNKTMEEPNLQFKKCRRGMDRGSGGNTKVSSGLL; from the coding sequence ATGGTATGGAATGTGCAAGGCACTGAAAGCAAAAATAAAATTTCCGCTATTAAGGAAGTAGTAAAAACCAATAAACCTACGGTTCTGACTCTTGTTGAGACCCATATGGGAGGAGAACATGCTATCAAATTAGGTAATATTCTAGGCTATGACGGTCATGCTAGAGTAAACACAGTGGGTTTTAGCAGAGGAATTTGGGTCTACTGGAGAAATGATCTCGTCTCTGTTACTCCAATAACAGAGCACGCTCAATATTTAACGTTCGAAGTCGCTAGAAATGGTGAACTTCCCTGGAttttttcagctgtttatgcgaGCCCCGACCCTTCGAATAGGAGGGAACTGTGGACTGAGCTTGAGAATTTCGCGCGGGTTAATAATCAGCCATGGCTTATTGCGGGAGATTTTAATGAAACAAGGTCACTCAGTGAGAGACACGGTGGTGATCAGAATATGGCTAGACGATGTGAACGTTTTAACAGTTGGATTGAAGATTGCGAGCTTATAGAATTAGCATTCACCGGCCCAAACCACACCTGGGCTCGAGGTAATTCAATGGAAACTCGTCAAAGTGCCCGTCTTGATAGAGCATTATGTAATTCTGATTGGGGTATTCAGTTTGAGGAAGCTATGGTCAGACATCTCCCTGCAATATCGTCTGATCATTGCCCGCTTTTTATCTCACCTAACGGGTTTGTGCCATTGAGCGCTGTAAATCGACCGTTTCGCTTTCAAGGTTGTTGGCTAACTCATGAAGACTTTAAAATTTTCATCGACACTAATTGGCCTTCTGAAGGTATTTTTCCCACCCGTCTCGATGAGCTTTCACATAAATTACAAACTTGGAATGAGGAAGTTTTTggtaatatatttcgaaaaaaaaGGGAGCTTATGGCAAGGATCGAAGGTTGTCAGCGGGAACTTTCCAAAACCCGAGTAAGTCATCTTATCAAATTAGAAGTAAGGTTGAGGAAAGAATTAGAGGAAGTGTTTGCCCGAGAGGAGCTTCTGTGGTACCAGAAGTCACGTGTGGATTTTATCAAAGACGGTGATCGGAACACTTCTTTTTTTTCAAGTGAGTACCTTAATAAGACGATGGAGGAACCGAATCTCCAGTTTAAAAAATGCAGAAGGGGTATGGATAGAGGATCAGGGGGAAATACAAAAGTTAGTAGTGGACTACTTTAA